The Kineothrix sp. IPX-CK genomic interval TATCGGGAGGAGTATAATATTCAGAGCCTCCCTTATCAGTTTTGAACCAACCTCGGTTACTCCCATAATTATTTCAGAAACTATGCCTATCAGATTGGATGTTAATGTAATAGCTTGCTTACTTGTCAGCGATTCAAATATGTATGCTATGCTTGATACTCCCTCGGACAATATGCCATTTATATCCGTAGAGATGTCAAACATAGACACAAGATATCCCTTTATCCTATCTTTGTTTTCTTCGAGATAAAGAGTCAGTCCAGACACTAAATTTGTGGCCGCCGAAAGCCCTGTGCTTGTTATCGCTCCGGTCAACGTGCCTAATAGCCGGGAAACGGATTGTACGTAATCGTCCGCTGCAGATACCACGTTTTTATCCGTCCATATATCAATCAGCGAATCCTTAATAGATGCAATAGCATCTTTTATCATGTCAAAGCGATATCGATAATCTCCTAATCCATCGAAAAACCCTTTGTTGAATACGCCTTTCAACTTCTCGCCATAGGCAATCAGCGGAGCTATTTTCTTTTTTACATCATCTATCCAAGCAAAAGTGCCGGGGTCAATTTTTTCTTCAGTGAACATATCTTGGGGAGATATTCCAGTGTTTTCTTTATCGCCGGAACTGTATTTGTTCAAGTCATCGATTGGTGATAAGTATCCTTCCACCGCTTTTTCTGCATCCTTGGCTGATTTAGCGGAACCGTCGAGGGACGATGCATAATCCTCTTGAACTCTCACCGCCTTTGTCCATGTGGATTTTCCGCTGAGGGCCGCAGTGAGTTGCGTCACTTTGTTTATGGCTTCTGTCATATAACCAACAAAAGTAACTAAATATGGAATTATTGTCTCAACCAACGGCTGAAAAGCTGTTGCAAGGCTGTTTTTTAGCTGTGTGTTAGCGGACATCAGTTCCGATATCTTCGCATTGTATTCCGTAGAATACTGCACGAGATTCTTAAACCCGTCCTTTACTCCATTCACAAACGCATTGAAGGCTTTTGTTATCCAGTTAAACACCAAAAGGCTTAGCGCAATCCCCTTGAATCGACTTGCAAGCGTTCCTATGACACCGCTAGTTTTCTTAGCGGCGCTATCGATCTTTTTAAAATTCTTCTTCCCGTTTCTCCCGACCTCGTTTTGCTTGCCAATCAACTCATTGTGCTTCTGGTTAAGCGCGTTCATCTCGTTCTCAGCATATCCTAATTCTTGAGCTATTTTACGATATTCCTCAGAGTCGGATCCGAGCGTAAACGCTTTGCCACTTGCAACCAAATCATCAAGCTCTCCATTTGCGTATCTTATCGTATTGCCAGCTTCTTCTAGTTTGTATTGGATAGCGTCCCACGCGCTCCCACTCGCTTTCCCTGCTGCTTGCATTTCTTCTTGTTTCGCAAGAAGTCTATCAAACTCTGTGTTGGCCTTACTTATTTGGCTCTGGATTTCCTGATATTCCTGTGTCTCAATCTTAACGTTACTCAAAGCATTCATTTTATCCTTTAGTGCACTGATTTTATCCGCTGTCTTTACGATGCGATTCTCAAGAGCCAGCACTTGACTGCTGGCCGTCTTGGTATGAAGTAATGTATTAATTTTGATCTCTCCATCGTATCGCGGCATAATATACCTACTTTCCCTTATTTCTACGTTCTTTCATCATGCGATCAAAATCGTCTATCTTGACCTTCTCTTTAGGAGTGAACTTCCTCTCCGCTTCGGGCTGCTTCAGCGCATATACTTCCTTAGCTTCCCTTATAAAAGCCTGCTCTTCCTTGCTCATATTTTTTCTTATTTCTTTACGGCGCATTTCTACAACCTGCAAAAAAGACGATTGCTTATGCGGCATGTTCCAGAGTAGACCGTTAAATTCCCACCAATGTAAATCTGCGTCATTGAGGTTAATTCCGTATATCTGCCGGAAGTCTGCGTATATTCGCCACTGATCATTGTAGAAGTCCATTACCTTTTGTTTGTTGACTCGTTTGGAGGGATTGTCATGGCTCCACCCATTGAGAAACCATTTAATACATTCCTCAAGTTCTTCTCCCTCAGGATGTTCCCTGACGTTATCGTCTTCATCCCCAAACAAGAGATACTTGATAATACTGTCTTTTTCAAAATCCAAAAGAGTATCGTCATCATACGTTTTGTACACTTGGATGCCGATTTGAAACCAAGTATTTACTTGGTATCCATTCCATTCTTCGGGAAGCGGATCATACAGAACGTTTTCCATTTTTCATTTCCTCAAGCAACTCATCTTTTGTTTTGGTATGCTTGCCACGCTTGGAAACATTGTACCGTTTCTTATTCTCTTCAAATTTTTTATTAAACAATCCATTCATAACCGGGATAACACCGTCAACAAACTGCATGAGAGCATATTCATCCGGCACAAAATCAGGGTTTATCTCGTAACACTCCTTGTACACGTTCTGTACTGTATTATCCCCGAACACCGCGTTGATTTCCTCAATACATTTCGTTATGTATGATACGTATGCGCTACTGTAATCAATAACCTGATTTACGTCAAAATTATCTTTATTAATCGGGCGGTCATCGTACTTATCACTAAGTATCTTTGCTTCCTTACTGTAATTTTCAGATACTCTATCAAGATTCTGTATTAGCTTCGCAAATCGAGTAGCTGTATTGGAATCGATCATATTGATTCTTAGTACAGTTATTACCTCATCCTTCTCATTCTTGACAGCTATTTCTTTGATATTGCTCTCTATTCTTATAACTTCCATCTTTAACATCCTTTCCGAATCAGGACATGACGGAAAAGTACATGCCCTGATATGTTAAATTTAATTAACACCTATGTTGAATTTTTTAAGGCGTTGTTACTTTCTTGGCCCACGTGTATTGTCCATCTTCGCCTATTGTAACCGTTCCCTGTTCAACATCTCCATTACCGTTAATCTGTATGGATGATGTAAGGATATCGCCGCCTGCTCCGCCTGTGGACGAAGGAGCAACGATAACCGGTATCCTTATGCAATCGCCCGTGCTTCCGGTAATGTCTGTTTTATAAAACCTGTAGTAATGCGTCTCACAGTCAGATCCAACGGGAAGCGTTTTAAACAGGTTATCAATTACCGTCTGCATATCGTCATTTAGATACTGTCTTTCAGCGGTCGTTGAAAATTCATATCCTTTTAGAGTGGATGCTTTCGATTTCATATTGATATACTGCGTGCTCTCGATATCCGGGCCCCAATCTTCGGATAGTTCCGTAAATCCGTCCCCGAGCTCTGCAATATTGGATGTCTCGCCGCCCATTAATTTTCCAATATCGAGCATAGACACCATATTGACTCTATTTTCTGCCATCTCTTATCTTCCTTTCTTATAAAAGTATTTAAGTGTTAAAGTACATGTATAATCTTCATATCCGCTTTCCTGCGCCTGGGATTTATATACCGGCGAGGTGCGTTCGATTTTCTGTAACTGAATCCGGGCATTTGTAAAGGTTGCTGTGCATGTTTCCATCCATGCGGATAGGTCATGCACAAGATTCTCCTTTTCAATTCGTCCTGGGTTCGTGGTGGGATTTGCCCTATAGATGATGCGGAAAGGAACTTGTGCCACATAAGAACCGCTCAAATATTGGCTTACATAAAACGCTCCATTTGGTAGCGGTATAATTCCCATCCCGCCGTCCGGTGGAGTGTTCTGCCATACAATGTTCTGTGCTGTTGCCGTGAATGGCAAATCCGGGTACTGTGCAACCATTTGCAGGATTGCTTCGGATATGGTTTCCATATCGATTAAATTAAGTGGTTTCGGGTCTGCCATTACCTACCTCCGATTTCAAAATGCGGGATGAGATCATAGATATCCGCATTGGTTATTTTGTAGCAATTGGAATATTTACCCTTCATGTAAGAAAAGAAATCCTCGCTTTTAACAGTCTCAGCGCTTGTATCACCCTCCACAAAGAAGTCATGTCCGCTCGTTAATGTGAAGTTTTCTCCCTTTCCGGTATCTGTTAAGGCTTGCCACTCTATCGGCGGTAAATAAGGCTTTGGGAGATTCCTGCGGCTAATATGAAGCTTTGCGCTATCGGCGTCATTCATGCTTGTTGCGGCAATGTTTGCGCCTTTATTGATAAGTAGCCGTACGTCAGTGAATACCGTAGGGAACCACGTTTCTCCGCCCATCACTCCCCCCGTTACGGTGCGGTTGTATAGTGTAATGGTCTTAGTGTAAAAGATTGCCATATCTACACCCCCGCGTATAAAAGACCGGTTCCTTGCAGGTACTCCGTAACCGCATCCACCATGAGCTTGTATTGAGCCTTTTGGTCAGCCATTACCGCCGTTATAAGTGTGTCGTTGCTGCCAAAGGTAATCGACTCGTTCCCGCTGGACTTGGACTTTACATTTCCCTTTTCCGCATCTGTGGCATTCTTGGTGGCGTAGTCTATCTGGTAGAGAACATCTATGAGAGCACATGTGGCTTTCTGTACTTCTGTGTCGTAATCTTCCAGCGCATCCGGTGTGATATTCCCAAAGGTCAGATAATTGAGCTTATCCGTTGCCCTCGCAGCCCACTTGTTAAAGGCGGTCTCGTCGGCAATAACATCACCGTAATAATCATTTTGGTAGAATGTGTAGGTTGTGTATGCCATTGTGACCGCCTTTCTCTTTACTCCGTTTTCTTTTGCCTTGCAGGCTTCTTTTCTTCCATGCTTGAGAGCGTGGAGCATTTCGCTAATATTTCCGCTACGGTATATAATCCCGGGTTATCTCCCGACAGCTCCACAACATCACCAATACTTACGGACGATGCGCTTACACTGGCGCGATAAAGCTTCTCATGAGAGAACAGATATGGCTTCCCGTCTATAATCTTAAATAGCATGTTGCCCTCCTTAGCCGTTAGACTTGATAACGCCAATCTTTACGTTTTTGTGGTTTGCCTTGAGGGACCAGTTAGCGGCCGTCTTAAGCTCTGCGAGAGTAGGAGACTCGTTCGCAATATTATCCACTGCAAGGGATAATCCGTTCGGATGAATCACCTTACCCTGCTTGGTGTAAAACTTGTCAATACCAGCAGAAGTTTCAGGATCATAGTCTGTTGTGTATTGCTTCTCATAGTTTGTTTTATCTGCTTCCAGGAAAGCACCCTGTCCGAGTATGTAGGATTTATAAACCGGAGCCGTTCCTGATGTGTCGATTGTGTATCTATCCATCACGATAGGGATAAGGCCACCAATCGTAGGAAGGTCAACCTCTCTCTCGATCGCGTTTGTGATTGTATACTTGTTATAATCAACAAGTCCGAGGGCCTTATACCTCGCATAGATCATGGAGTTGATAACAAACAATCCGAAACCATCCGCCATATCCCCAAGTGCTTTCTGCTGTGCATAAATCAAAGTGGCGCTACCGATTTGGTTTGCATCCGTTATCTCCCCTTCGTCGGCTGTAATATCCGTGATATGCTCAGCCATCGCCGATACTCCAAGCACCGCATCCGTAATACCCATAAGATATAAAATCCAAGCCTGTTGGTAATAATTTGCGATCTTGTTTTTGATGTCTCCCAGCGGGTCCGCTCCGGTTAGTTCTTTCGTAAAATCTTTCGCCTTAAACGCTTTCATGATCTGCGTTAACATGCACGTTTGTTTATTGCCTGTTACCTCTACCGGCACGTTGTTTGTCAGACCGTCATTGTTAAGAGGCAGCATACCAGAATCTTCAATAGATAATGGCCTATACATGGGAATAGTAGCAACGTTTCCTTTTGTGCCGATTGCATCCATGATGGACGAATCACTTGTTAGTACGCCAGACGCAAGGATGCGGTTGTCCCACGTGTCCGCTTCCTGCATCATGTCTGTAAAAACTTCTTCATCAAAGTAAAAACCGCCAAATAAGCCTGTTCTTGCCATTGTTTCATTACCTCATCTTTCTTAATGCATCGTAGGTATCAGGATCAGATTCTTTCAGTTTCGTCCTCTCCTCGATGTTCATTTTTAAAAACTGTTCCTTGGTTACTTTTAATCCGGTCGCCGCGGATGTGATGGAGCGCCCGAGGATCTTCGAGCGATTCTTTTCAGCTTCCAGCGTCTTTTCGTCAATCAGGATGTTGGGCTTAAGTTCTCCCTTTTCATCCTTTGTAATGGAATCAAATAAATCGGAAATACTTTTCCCTTTGGCGGTATCTTTTTTGAGCTCGGCCACAAGCTGGGTCTTTATTGCATTTGATGTGATGTCATTTACAAAATGCTTATCCTTGAAAAAATCGTCTACCGTGGTTGATAATCTGTTGGCTTCTTCTTTATCAGCCCATTCTTTCCGTTCTTTTTCAATGGCTGCATTCAATTCTGAAACCTTGGTTTTCCACGACTCGACATCTCCCGTG includes:
- a CDS encoding Gp15 family bacteriophage protein: MENVLYDPLPEEWNGYQVNTWFQIGIQVYKTYDDDTLLDFEKDSIIKYLLFGDEDDNVREHPEGEELEECIKWFLNGWSHDNPSKRVNKQKVMDFYNDQWRIYADFRQIYGINLNDADLHWWEFNGLLWNMPHKQSSFLQVVEMRRKEIRKNMSKEEQAFIREAKEVYALKQPEAERKFTPKEKVKIDDFDRMMKERRNKGK
- a CDS encoding phage tail tube protein, with the translated sequence MAENRVNMVSMLDIGKLMGGETSNIAELGDGFTELSEDWGPDIESTQYINMKSKASTLKGYEFSTTAERQYLNDDMQTVIDNLFKTLPVGSDCETHYYRFYKTDITGSTGDCIRIPVIVAPSSTGGAGGDILTSSIQINGNGDVEQGTVTIGEDGQYTWAKKVTTP
- a CDS encoding RNA polymerase subunit sigma, whose product is MEVIRIESNIKEIAVKNEKDEVITVLRINMIDSNTATRFAKLIQNLDRVSENYSKEAKILSDKYDDRPINKDNFDVNQVIDYSSAYVSYITKCIEEINAVFGDNTVQNVYKECYEINPDFVPDEYALMQFVDGVIPVMNGLFNKKFEENKKRYNVSKRGKHTKTKDELLEEMKNGKRSV